One window of the Helicobacter jaachi genome contains the following:
- a CDS encoding glycosyltransferase family 9 protein, protein MKILILKLGYSETLDPEIGKIVSLGDVVRCSVVLEALKAKYPHSHISWLVSQEALPLVIENPYIDRVLVWDEFMPFALMREHYDMVVNLEKLQGICALTDMIQAWEKVGFRFNVQSGEYDTYMQGFVAKNYIKEKASGSKTHDIWQKIIVEMVGCVWQNQEYSLGYKPKPQNHFTIGLNHFVGSKWPTKAMAKYKWEELAQKLQARNITYSWQQGMNNLYEYMDWIAGCDILVSSDSLGVHLALALKKRVVVLYGATSGEEVYLYNRGIAIYPKINYPCIPCYKPKCQMPEHCMDFIDIDEIIAYITR, encoded by the coding sequence TTCTGAAACGCTTGACCCAGAGATTGGCAAAATTGTAAGTTTAGGCGATGTAGTGCGCTGCTCTGTAGTGTTAGAGGCATTAAAAGCAAAGTATCCACACTCTCATATTAGCTGGCTTGTGTCTCAAGAAGCCTTGCCCTTAGTGATTGAAAACCCATATATCGATAGAGTGCTTGTGTGGGACGAATTTATGCCCTTTGCACTCATGAGAGAGCATTATGATATGGTAGTAAATCTTGAAAAACTGCAAGGTATTTGCGCGCTCACGGATATGATACAAGCATGGGAAAAAGTAGGGTTTCGCTTTAATGTGCAAAGTGGCGAGTATGATACTTATATGCAAGGATTTGTGGCAAAAAATTACATCAAAGAGAAAGCAAGTGGGAGCAAAACACATGATATTTGGCAAAAAATTATTGTTGAAATGGTGGGCTGTGTGTGGCAAAATCAAGAGTATTCTCTAGGCTATAAGCCTAAACCTCAAAATCACTTTACCATAGGGCTTAATCACTTTGTGGGGAGCAAATGGCCTACAAAAGCTATGGCAAAATACAAATGGGAGGAGCTAGCCCAAAAACTGCAGGCGCGCAATATCACATACAGCTGGCAGCAGGGTATGAATAATCTCTATGAATATATGGATTGGATAGCAGGTTGTGATATTTTAGTAAGCAGCGATAGTTTGGGTGTGCATTTAGCTCTTGCGTTAAAAAAGCGTGTAGTTGTGCTTTATGGTGCGACAAGTGGAGAAGAGGTGTATTTATATAATCGTGGTATAGCCATTTATCCTAAGATTAATTATCCTTGTATTCCTTGCTATAAGCCTAAGTGTCAAA